One Periplaneta americana isolate PAMFEO1 chromosome 8, P.americana_PAMFEO1_priV1, whole genome shotgun sequence genomic region harbors:
- the LOC138704998 gene encoding major facilitator superfamily domain-containing protein 9-like isoform X2: MDTSSRKKLLYAVACLRSCFVENRRYALQITLLVCALTYVMLGSANIISYVFLYRVILGIFSQTQALCGPMLVETLLPQEKAEMQKFMTTVGTTSLIAAASVAGHILEMRNGFRYVCSFISIIYLLNYGIVYFFLQNTPHVPKKEKNDTATEEQLSNSKGKNQKGKEKDEKQLKEINTKASVKSVLLKYVQSVTELRDVNWELYWDVYALQFLFDFALTVHLQNFPPVLRDVYNTAPRWIGYTAAMQGAAIVMFGFLSGWINSFYKYDTNHIQKTYHGFGMYVLSFLCLSFAPNWNYIFVCLLPLSASISVLRSTILELIKQRSLHDKKKQVVDAEKSVSSAARLCAPLVLGLVYDNYGFPGTSILKIITAGTATVITAKLFNSQGKDEKKTD, translated from the exons aGAAGCTGCTTTGTTGAAAACCGGAGATATGCGTTGCAGATCACACTACTAGTCTGTGCCCTCACTTATGTTATGCTAGGATCAGCGAATATTATTTCCTACGTCTTCCTCTACAGAGTCATATTAG GTATATTTTCACAAACGCAGGCATTATGTGGCCCAATGTTGGTTGAGACATTACTCCCCCAGGAAAAAGCAGAAATGCAGAAGTTTATGACCACTGTTGGAACTACAAGCCTAATAGCTGCAGCGTCCGTGGCTGGACATATATTGGAAATGCGTAATGGATTCCGATATGTGTGCTCCTTCATCAGCATTATCTACTTACTTAATTACG gaattgtatatttctttcttcagAACACACCACATGTACcaaaaaaggaaaagaatgacACCGCTACTGAAGAACAGCTTTCAAATTCAAAAGGAAAGAatcaaaaaggaaaggaaaaagatgAAAAGCAACTGAAAGAAATTAACACCAAAGCAAGTGTAAAATCTGTGTTATTGAAATATGTTCAGTCAGTGACAGAGCTTAGAGACGTCAATTGGGAATTGTATTGGGATGTGTATGCCCTGCAATTCTTGTTCGATTTCGCACTTACTGTGCATCTTCAAAACTTCCCGCCCGTTCTCAGAGATGTATACAACACTGCTCCAAGATGGATTGGTTACACAGCTGCAATGCAAGGTGCGGCTATCGTGATGTTTGGTTTTCTTAGTGGATGGATCAACAGCTTTTACAAATATGACACAAACCATATTCAGAAGACGTATCATGGTTTTGGAATGTATGTGCTTTCATTTCTCTGTCTTAGCTTTGCTCCTAACTGGAACTATATATTTGTTTGTCTCTTGCCACTTAGTGCGTCCATTTCTGTGCTGAGAAGTACGATATTGGAACTTATAAAACAAAGATCACTGCACGATAAGAAGAAACAAGTTGTAGATGCAGAAAAAAGTGTGTCTTCTGCAGCACGACTCTGTGCCCCACTTGTTTTGGGTCTGGTGTACGACAATTATGGATTTCCAGGAACATCAATTCTGAAAATAATTACAGCAGGAACTGCAACAGTGATCACTGCTAAACTCTTTAACAGTCAAGGAAAGGATGAAAAGAAAACTGATTAA